One Rosa chinensis cultivar Old Blush chromosome 5, RchiOBHm-V2, whole genome shotgun sequence genomic region harbors:
- the LOC112202042 gene encoding protein DMP6, with the protein MFKTNLAKRPKHTHSLSMEIKIGSKESKHDGEQKLPLLHDTPAPEIDEKRTLIQRAINQTFQSTAHLANLLPTGTVLAFQLLAPIFTNQGNCDSVSRAMTAGLVGLCGASCFLLSFTDSYRDKKGNVCYGFATFKGLWVIDGSATLAPDVAANFKLKFIDFLHAFMSILVFGAVALFDQNVVNCFYPTPSDKAQEVLTSLPVAIGVFCSMLFVVFPTKRHGISFPLSAS; encoded by the coding sequence ATGTTCAAAACAAACCTAGCAAAGAGACCAAAGCATACGCATTCGTTGTCAATGGAGATCAAGATAGGATCAAAGGAATCCAAGCATGATGGTGAGCAAAAACTTCCCCTCTTGCATGATACACCAGCTCCGGAAATAGATGAGAAAAGAACGTTGATACAGAGAGCCATCAACCAGACGTTTCAGAGCACAGCTCATTTGGCTAATCTTTTACCTACTGGGACAGTTCTTGCATTTCAACTTCTGGCACCTATATTTACGAACCAAGGCAACTGCGACTCGGTCAGCAGGGCCATGACTGCTGGCCTTGTAGGCCTCTGTGGCGCTTCGTGTTTTCTATTGAGTTTCACTGACAGCTATAGGGACAAGAAGGGAAATGTCTGCTATGGATTTGCTACATTCAAAGGCTTATGGGTCATCGATGGATCAGCCACCCTTGCACCAGATGTTGCAGCAAATTTCAAACTGAAGTTTATAGATTTCCTCCACGCCTTCATGTCCATACTTGTATTTGGAGCTGTTGCGTTATTTGATCAGAATGTAGTGAATTGCTTCTACCCAACGCCGTCGGATAAGGCTCAGGAGGTTCTCACATCATTGCCAGTTGCCATTGGTGTCTTCTGCAGTATGTTGTTTGTTGTGTTTCCAACCAAGCGCCATGGAATTAGCTTCCCCCTATCTGCAAGCTAA
- the LOC112167782 gene encoding triose phosphate/phosphate translocator TPT, chloroplastic isoform X2, whose translation MWYFLNVIFNILNKKIYNYFPYPYFVSVIHLGVGVIYCLISWAVGLPKRAPMDSNQLKLLIPVAVCHAIGHVTSNVSFAAVAVSFTHTIKALEPFFNASASQFVLGQSIPLSLWLSLLPVVLGVSMASLTELSFNWLGFISAMISNISFTYRSIYSKKAMTDMDSTNLYAYISIIALFVCIPPALIVEGPQLLKHGFADAIAKVGLVKFVTDLFWVGLFYHLYNQLATNTLERVAPLTHAVGNVLKRVFVIGFSIVVFGNKISTQTGIGTAIAIAGVAIYSYLKAKIEEDKRQAKAA comes from the exons atgtg GTACTTTCTGAACGTGATTTTCAACATTCTGAACAAGAAGATCTACAATTACTTCCCGTATCCATA CTTCGTGTCGGTGATACACTTGGGAGTTGGGGTGATTTACTGTCTGATCAGCTGGGCCGTGGGCCTTCCTAAGCGCGCT CCTATGGACTCGAACCAATTGAAGTTGCTCATCCCTGTTGCGGTGTGTCACGCAATCGGTCACGTCACCAGCAATGTCTCATTTGCGGCTGTTGCCGTCTCATTCACACACACCATCAAAG CTCTTGAGCCATTTTTCAATGCCTCTGCTTCTCAATTCGTGCTTGGACAGTCAATCCCCTTGTCCCTGTGGTTGTCTCTGCTTCCTGTTGTTCTTG GTGTGTCAATGGCATCACTCACTGAGTTGTCATTCAACTGGCTTGGCTTCATTAGTGCTATGATTTCAAATATCTCCTTCACTTACAGGAGTATCTATTCGAAGAAAGCCATG ACTGATATGGATAGCACCAATTTGTATGCCTACATTTCAATCATCGCACTCTTTGTCTGCATTCCACCTGCTCTCATT GTGGAGGGACCTCAACTGCTTAAGcacggttttgctgatgcaattGCTAAAGTAGGCCTTGTCAAGTTCGTTACTGACCTCTTCTGGGTGGGGTTGTTTTACCATCTCTACAATCAG CTGGCCACCAACACCCTTGAGAGAGTGGCTCCTCTTACACACGCAGTTGGAAATGTGTTGAAACGTGTGTTTGTGATTGGCTTCTCAATTGTGGTCTTTG GTAACAAGATTTCAACACAAACTGGTATTGGAACGGCCATTGCAATTGCTGGAGTTGCTATCTACTCGTACCTCAAGGCCAAGATAGAGGAAGACAAACGG CAAGCGAAAGCTGCATGA
- the LOC112202041 gene encoding pentatricopeptide repeat-containing protein At5g46100 has product MGSRTLFKWSKQITASQVGQLIKAEKDLQKALIIFDSATAEYTNGFRHDHSTFGIMISRLVSANQFRSAEALLDRMKEEKCSFTEDIFLSVCRGYARVHRPLDSVRVFDKMEDFQCKPTEKSYITIFGILVEENQLKVAFRFYRYMRKTGIPASVVSLNILIKALCKNSSSMDAALRILCEMPDHGCTPDSYTYGTLINGLCKLGKIGEAKELFCEMGTKGCSPSVVTYTCLIRGLCQSNSLDEAVELFEDMKDKGIAPNVFTYSSLMDGFCKGGRSSEAMELLDLMISKHHLPNMVTYSTLLHGLCEEGKLREALEILDKMKLQSLKPDAGQYGKIITGFCNVSKFQEAANFLDEMVLGGISPNRLTWSLHVRIHNAVVQGLCSSGNLTRAFQLYLSMRTRGFSIDLETFDTLVKCISKKGDLHKAYRIVDEMVLDGCIPDYGIWNAVVKGFWGRTKVREPAELLQAELMSELADE; this is encoded by the coding sequence ATGGGGAGTAGAACCCTGTTTAAATGGTCGAAGCAAATTACTgcttcccaagttgggcagcTGATAAAAGCTGAGAAGGACCTCCAGAAAGCGCTTATCATATTTGATTCCGCAACAGCTGAGTACACCAACGGTTTTCGGCATGATCATAGCACGTTTGGGATCATGATCTCTAGATTAGTCTCTGCAAACCAGTTCAGGTCTGCGGAGGCGCTGCTTGATAGGATGAAGGAGGAGAAGTGTAGTTTTACGGAAGATATATTCTTGTCTGTTTGTAGAGGGTATGCTAGAGTTCACAGGCCACTGGATTCTGTCAGGGTGTTCGACAAGATGGAGGACTTCCAGTGCAAACCAACTGAAAAGTCTTACATTACGATATTTGGGATTCTTGTTGAAGAAAACCAGTTAAAGGTTGCTTTCAGATTCTACAGGTATATGAGGAAAACGGGCATTCCAGCTAGTGTTGTTTCACTTAATATCCTGATTAAAGCGCTTTGTAAGAACAGCAGTTCCATGGATGCAGCTCTTCGGATACTTTGTGAGATGCCTGATCATGGGTGCACCCCTGATTCATATACATATGGTACTTTGATTAATGGATTGTGTAAGTTAGGAAAGATTGGTGAAGCAAAGGAGCTATTCTGTGAGATGGGAACAAAAGGCTGTTCGCCGTCTGTTGTTACGTATACTTGCTTGATACGTGGTTTGTGCCAATCTAACAGTTTGGATGAAGCTGTGGAATTGTTTGAAGACATGAAAGACAAAGGTATCGCCCCAAATGTGTTTACTTACAGCTCTTTGATGGATGGTTTTTGCAAGGGTGGACGTTCTTCAGAAGCAATGGAACTATTAGACTTAATGATTAGTAAACACCATTTGCCCAACATGGTTACTTATAGTACTTTGCTTCATGGACTCTGTGAAGAAGGGAAGCTTCGAGAGGCTTTGGAGATTCTGGACAAAATGAAGCTGCAGAGCTTGAAACCAGATGCAGGGCAGTATGGGAAAATAATAACTGGCTTCTGCAATGTTTCCAAGTTCCAAGAAGCAGCAAACTTTCTTGATGAGATGGTCCTTGGTGGGATTTCACCCAACAGATTAACCTGGAGCCTTCATGTTAGGATCCATAATGCAGTGGTTCAAGGCTTGTGCAGTAGTGGCAACCTAACTCGAGCTTTTCAGTTGTATCTTAGCATGCGCACCAGGGGTTTCTCAATTGATTTGGAAACTTTTGATACTCTAGTGAAATGCATTTCTAAGAAAGGTGACCTGCACAAAGCTTATCGAATTGTTGATGAGATGGTGCTTGATGGATGCATTCCAGACTATGGAATTTGGAATGCTGTGGTCAAAGGGTTTTGGGGTCGCACAAAGGTGCGTGAACCTGCCGAGTTGTTGCAGGCTGAGCTGATGAGTGAATTAGCTGATGAATAA
- the LOC112202999 gene encoding zinc finger CCCH domain-containing protein 19 — translation MEFKEKRKDYRKVFCRRLRMEFKEKRKDYRKVKKKKNKIHMENSEDWCFICKDGGRLMLCDYEGCSKVYHPKCVGKSKSILKSQKSWTCRKHLCSECFNGSVAISFSCLCCTYVLCHPCYTSTTSAASEFSLIRGKDKEGLCKECLELVRLAESNSEYRPDGKRLDFEDRDTFECRFKECWEIIKENEGLTLDDVYSPNSNNDDGDDDDDHIEVHKSILGKRKAEAEEFIISDSDDDDHLQFQKSILLKKQKVEAKFIGWGSEPLIRFLQTVKKDTSKQLSHRDLGSAIYEYVIDRHFLEYPNKKTKVRCDYRLSKIFGKEEVDVVDVFSFLDQHLENVEETCYASIVTSNMKLVYLRRSLVEKLMLEQPESWERKVVGSFVRVENVEGNNSSDHKLIQVKGITKEDKNDEILLELLGREDPISISLLSDCDFTEEECEDLQRSPEICLLRRHTIAEIEQKARELHEDITKDWIERELVRLDDCITHEKKQNGWISGDLSEYWRKIEMLQQSSEHERRLKQVPQVIPERNKTCLFF, via the exons ATGGAGTTCAAGGAAAAAAGGAAGGACTATAGAAAGGTATTTTGCAGAAGATTAAGGATGGAGTTCAAGGAAAAAAGGAAGGACTATAGAAAG gtgaagaagaagaagaacaaaatacACATGGAAAACTCGGAGGATTGGTGCTTCATCTGCAAAGATGGTGGGCGTTTAATGCTATGTGACTACGAAGGCTGCTCAAAAGTTTATCATCCTAAATGTGTGGGAAAGAGCAAATCCATCCTCAAAAGCCAAAAGAGCTGGACTTGTAGGAAGCACTTGTGTTCCGAGTGTTTTAACGGATCAGTCGCAATTAGCTTCTCATGCCTTTGCTGTACATACGTATTATGTCACCCTTGCTACACAAGTACTACTAGTGCTGCTTCTGAGTTTTCACTGATAAGAGGGAAGGACAAGGAAGGCCTATGCAAGGAGTGCTTGGAGCTAGTTAGGCTCGCGGAATCAAACTCGGAATATAGACCAGATGGAAAGAGACTAGACTTCGAGGATAGGGATACATTTGAATGCCGATTCAAGGAGTGTTGGGAAATCATAAAGGAAAACGAGGGCTTGACTTTGGATGATGTCTATTCCCCAAATAGTAACAATGATGATGGTGACGACGACGATGATCATATAGAAGTTCACAAGTCAATATTGGGAAAAAGGAAGGCAGAAGCAGAAGAGTTTATAATTAGTGacagtgatgatgatgatcatctACAATTTCAGAAGTCTATATTACTAAAAAAGCAGAAGGTAGAAGCGAAATTTATAGGATGGGGATCAGAACCTCTGATTCGGTTCCTCCAAACTGTTAAGAAAGATACAAGCAAACAATTATCGCATCGTGATTTGGGATCTGCAATCTATGAGTATGTCATCGATAGACACTTTCTTGAGTACCCAAATAAGAAGACAAAGGTTAGATGTGACTATAGGCTGAGTAAAATTTTCGGAAAGGAAGAGGTAGATGTGGTCgatgtatttagttttctgGATCAACATTTGGAGAATGTTGAAGAAACCTGTTATGCATCTATAGTAACTAGTAACATGAAGCTTGTCTACTTGAGAAGGAGCTTAGTGGAGAAGTTGATGTTGGAGCAGCCCGAAAGTTGGGAGAGAAAGGTGGTGGGAAGCTTTGTGAGAGTGGAAAATGTTGAAGGAAATAATTCTTCTGATCACAAACTCATACAAGTTAAGGGCATAACTAAGGAAGACAAGAATGATGAGATTCTTCTGGAACTGCTTGGGAGAGAGGATCCGATTTCAATTTCTCTGCTATCGGATTGCGACTTCACTGAGGAAGAATGTGAGGATTTGCAACGAAGCCCGGAAATTTGCCTGCTGAGGAGACATACAATTGCCGAGATTGAGCAGAAGGCAAGAGAGCTGCACGAGGATATAACCAAGGATTGGATTGAAAGAGAGTTGGTCCGGTTAGACGATTGCATTACTCATGAGAAAAAGCAGAACGGATGGATCAGTGGAGATCTAAGTGAGTATTGGCGCAAGATAGAGATGCTACAACAATCGTCTGAACATGAACGACGCTTGAAGCAAGTGCCACAAGTGATTCCAGAAAGGAATAAAACTTGCTTGTTCTTCTGA
- the LOC112167782 gene encoding triose phosphate/phosphate translocator TPT, chloroplastic isoform X1 produces MESRVLSRATAFASVPSLRKSPRQPGAVSFVSALRPIGTVSEGGNLIWGRQLRPALLLEASPPSSRKEILKPCLAAAAEGGDSAGEAKVGFIQKYPALVTGFFFFMWYFLNVIFNILNKKIYNYFPYPYFVSVIHLGVGVIYCLISWAVGLPKRAPMDSNQLKLLIPVAVCHAIGHVTSNVSFAAVAVSFTHTIKALEPFFNASASQFVLGQSIPLSLWLSLLPVVLGVSMASLTELSFNWLGFISAMISNISFTYRSIYSKKAMTDMDSTNLYAYISIIALFVCIPPALIVEGPQLLKHGFADAIAKVGLVKFVTDLFWVGLFYHLYNQLATNTLERVAPLTHAVGNVLKRVFVIGFSIVVFGNKISTQTGIGTAIAIAGVAIYSYLKAKIEEDKRQAKAA; encoded by the exons ATGGAGTCGCGAGTGCTGTCACGCGCCACCGCCTTCGCGTCGGTCCCTAGCCTCCGTAAGTCCCCGCGCCAGCCCGGTGCCGTTTCCTTCGTCTCGGCTCTCAGGCCGATCGGGACCGTCAGCGAGGGCGGGAACTTGATCTGGGGGAGGCAGCTCCGTCCGGCGCTGCTTCTCGAAGCTTCCCCGCCGTCGTCGAGGAAGGAGATTCTCAAACCCTGCCTCGCCGCCGCCGCCGAGGGAGGCGATTCCGCCGG agAAGCTAAGGTCGGGTTCATCCAGAAGTACCCGGCTCTGGTCaccggcttcttcttcttcatgtg GTACTTTCTGAACGTGATTTTCAACATTCTGAACAAGAAGATCTACAATTACTTCCCGTATCCATA CTTCGTGTCGGTGATACACTTGGGAGTTGGGGTGATTTACTGTCTGATCAGCTGGGCCGTGGGCCTTCCTAAGCGCGCT CCTATGGACTCGAACCAATTGAAGTTGCTCATCCCTGTTGCGGTGTGTCACGCAATCGGTCACGTCACCAGCAATGTCTCATTTGCGGCTGTTGCCGTCTCATTCACACACACCATCAAAG CTCTTGAGCCATTTTTCAATGCCTCTGCTTCTCAATTCGTGCTTGGACAGTCAATCCCCTTGTCCCTGTGGTTGTCTCTGCTTCCTGTTGTTCTTG GTGTGTCAATGGCATCACTCACTGAGTTGTCATTCAACTGGCTTGGCTTCATTAGTGCTATGATTTCAAATATCTCCTTCACTTACAGGAGTATCTATTCGAAGAAAGCCATG ACTGATATGGATAGCACCAATTTGTATGCCTACATTTCAATCATCGCACTCTTTGTCTGCATTCCACCTGCTCTCATT GTGGAGGGACCTCAACTGCTTAAGcacggttttgctgatgcaattGCTAAAGTAGGCCTTGTCAAGTTCGTTACTGACCTCTTCTGGGTGGGGTTGTTTTACCATCTCTACAATCAG CTGGCCACCAACACCCTTGAGAGAGTGGCTCCTCTTACACACGCAGTTGGAAATGTGTTGAAACGTGTGTTTGTGATTGGCTTCTCAATTGTGGTCTTTG GTAACAAGATTTCAACACAAACTGGTATTGGAACGGCCATTGCAATTGCTGGAGTTGCTATCTACTCGTACCTCAAGGCCAAGATAGAGGAAGACAAACGG CAAGCGAAAGCTGCATGA